From the genome of Procambarus clarkii isolate CNS0578487 chromosome 78, FALCON_Pclarkii_2.0, whole genome shotgun sequence:
GTAAGAAAAACACAAtcgaatgtaataaaatgcctaTTTCTGGTAGAgcccccagtggctccctgaaacCTAGAAAACCTCCCACTGCTGAGTCACATCAGTCATAGAAGTTATGTTGGCCTACTGTGGtccagagccagaacttggcaacCCTCATAGTGGCAGAGAGAGCTGGGGATTGTTATAATCACATTGTGAAAGCATCCAAAAAACAGGGAAAGCAACACAGATAACGGCATGATTCACAAAAATGAAGCACAGAAATTGCCAACAGATTCTGCAAATGATTCTCTCAAAGCTGAGTTCGAATCCCCTAGTGTGCAAAAGCTTCCAACAGATGATATTTCAAACCTCCAGCTTGTGGGCCAGCAACGAGTCAGTTCAGAGCCAATAAACCACAAACCAACATACCTagtagggggagagggagagttaGGGAGATACTGGGTTCTACCAGAGAGAGACgctttattacattcaatgctggttttctggaagAGCGCCTTGTGGCTCCCTGTACTATCAAATAACAGAAAAAAAGGAAAACATGGGACTCGCCAGGGAGGAGACGTGATAACTACAAAGTCCAAGATCAGACACTGGGTTGGGATACTCGGCCCAGAGCAACAAGCCGGATTGGGATCAGGAATACTGACCACATACTGAGCCAACAAAAGACTGTTCAACTTCAAAAGTCACCAAGCCTGAATATAATCCCAATACTTCAGTATTCAGTTGGTGAAAACAGTTGCTAAAGCCACAAACTTAAGAACATCGTTGGCCCAAGGGTAGAATACAGACTAGCTAGCTTTAATGACACTAGATTATCTGGGGTAACTGTGCCTTTGAAAATGAGTACTAAGGAAACAGATCGACAAATATCACGTCCATTGAAGCAGAGTACATAGCGATGAGCAGCCACAACTGGACACAAATGATGCACCCATGCTCAGACAAATCAGTTACCGAGGTACCCCTGCAGAAACCAACAACCTCATTTTTTCACCAGAAGAGGAGAAGACTGCAAAGAAACAACCTACCAGGGTTGAAAGAACAGTCCTGGTAGGCTGTTCCAAAGAAGCaacctgatcaccacatagaTGGCAATACACAACAAGAAAAAGACCAGATACGTAGTGCGGAGCAGTAAGGCGAACCAGCGAGATACAGTACCTCACTGGCCCAATCTGCTAAAGGGGCGGAACTGAAATGCTCGGGTTCACACACCGAGCAAGTagtacctgaaaccaaggctgggctggacaCCATGGAGCCAAAAGAACCCTCTCCCAATAGGATTACAAGTGAGCTAGGACCTGGAGCAATAACTGGATCGGGAAAAAGAGACAGAAACAAGAGTTCCCCAGGGCAGAACTTATGGAGCCCCTAGGGAAGATCACCCTAGGTGCATGCTACTCCTCATACAATAAGACACctggccaacacccacacactgctGGTATGGCCTCATGGGGGGAAAATCCAGAACAGGAACTTGAGGGCAGAGGTGACCGAACTGACTGCCAGCACATACGTTCAAGTGTGAGTGGAAGGCTGccggctccccccccccatcccccaccccgcAGGAGCGCTATCGAGCGGAAGTGTTAGTTGCATGAAGAATTGCATGTTTGGTTTCTTTGTAGGGGAATTATTTTTATCTTTTTGGATAAAGATtgcacaggttaaccagacagtggttctgttttgatttgcctacCATTCTGGGTCCTATCCCAGTCAATGGCAATTATGACATcctgtactttaaatgtaaagtgctcataggccattgctccctgtgcctctctgaggggtccaGGTTCTGCCTTGTGGTGATGATCCACAGTCACAGGACTCCAGGGACTGATTAACCCAAACTAATAAAGTGCACATCAGttcagttagcttcagggagcagaTGGGGCTCCCCACAAAAATGCAATTAAAGCAAGGTTCCACAATAAAAGCagttataaaaatgaaatacagtATTTCAAGGAAAGTTGCATTTAACTTCAACATACAATGCCAATGCACTGGATCAAACTTTCATACAGTGAGAGATGGGCAAATTATTAAAACTAAACACCCATTTATCAATTTGGATATTACTACAACCAGGGTACATCTAAAAACGTGctttacatgtccactacattgaCAAGCATGATGAcaaatgtgtgagagagagaagagagcaagagagaaacaACACACCATGTCCATAAGAGGTATATGCAGCAGGAGTAACTGTGGATCCTATCTGGACCCCATGAATTACGTGAACCCTTGGCTGAACATATAATGGGGCCATGGGAACCTCACCAGCTGTGGATGATAAATGTGTCTTTCTTGTTACCTGAAATAAATCTTGGTCATTCACTGAtttaatacaaataaaataacttttatgacctactcattgttaatcataaTAATTCTGCCTGAGAATATATCATTTAGATTAAATTTTGGAATGAACAAATAATTACActttaaaattaaaaatatatttattcactataaaaTAATTGTTTACATTAATTATAACTACAGGCGTACATAACAAAGAATATGATTACTGTCCTAGCACCTACTTATGTCTGGCTAACAATTTGTTTTAGCTAGATGGCAATATAATAATTAAAGCATACAGGTTGTTTAAAAATACAGCCCCATTAGGAATTGAGATGgggattaaatttttttttagctAGGTTTCAGAAGAACCTATTAATTGAAATACTGTTGGAACTAATTATAGCTTCAGGTGCCGTATTTTCAAATCCATAATACAGAATAAATTTTTATGGGAAtgatatttgcatattttcaatcTAGCAGGGACTTTTCTTTGGTCCAGAGATGTTCTGAATTCGAGTTTCAGTGGTGTTCAAATACAGTAAATAGTTTCtaaagccaaaaaaaaaaattcaaataatATTTACTGAAATGATAAAAGGCAAAAGAATAGCAATTTTTTataaatatggttagtaatacTGTATTAACAATTTGGATTCTGTATATGTTTAAAGCAGTATCTGGTCATAAAATATGAgaatattacagtactgtatgtctTTTTTTAGGAGTAAAATCTTTTCAAATTTCTGAGGTTTCCATTACATTGCATAAACCATGAGGATGGGTCCACGAATCATTATGTATTATGCAAATAAATTAGAGTTTCCTAAGAAATActaattttctatgttttcaaaaGACAGTTTTGTAATGACCTCGATCTCTCAATGTGATTCTGGTCTTTCATTCGATAATCATAAACATACAAACTTGAGTACCGTTGTGATGAAAATGATGCCTACATCTTAAATGTTATTTATCCAAATATGTCAGACTAGGCCTAAGTGTATAGGCAAAATATAGATTAACACGTGTATACGTACAGATGCAACAACAACTATTACCTCCAGGCATAAACTAGACGGTTCATTACATAAACTTTGTTCATTAGACAGAGGGTAAAAATGCATCAGTATTATGCAAATTGATTAGTAAAATGGCTTTAGACCAGGAACTACTGACACGTACAGTATGTGGGAAAAGAATTACATTCAAAACTCACCCCTGAAAGAtatttttcttatttatttatttatgaactCAAAACCTCTTTTAAAAATAAGCAAATAAATACTACTATGCAAACTGCACCACCTAGTTATGCCTGATCAAAATACTCCTCAAAACTGATGTTGATCCACACTAGTGTCACTTCCAAAAGCTACCAAGCCGAGTGTGTGTAGTGCTGTAAAATAGCATTGCAGACAGTTCAAATGATAATGATTCACGATATTCTAAGAGTTATTCAACAGACTTAAGCATAAGTTATTCATCCGCACCACCTTAAGATTAACTAATATGATTGTCCATGTTTGCACAAATAACACATGGTGTACAATATTTATTAATGTAAACTGGCACATAATACTGTATACTATTTGGATGTACATGTCTATGTATGCCTTCAGTTCCATCATTGTATTTCTCCATATCTTGATTCAAAGCTGCTAAATTAACAAATTCTTCCCTAGTTTGTAAAGCTTATAgacaataagtcacaataacatggcagaAAATTAGACACCTAACCCAAAAATCCAAAAATCAAGAATTGACAATGTTTCAGTCCATCCTAGACTTGATTATGGTCCAGAACAAACCAAAATATCATCAATTctttattttcagatttgtgcGTTGGGTGTGTGTAAAAGCTTGGTGCACCATGCAGGATCCAAGTGATAATACAACTAGAGAAATGTCTACAACACCATTTCTCACAGGCTTGAGCAGGGTTTGAGCCCTCTATAGTGATAGGTTACAGTACCTTAGTGTAGGTCACTCATATGACACAAAGTGTATCTTAGCACAAcagcaaacaccactaccaccacacagccaACCCACAACACTGAGCGTGTTTTATTATTACGAGCCATGACACTCATATGTGACTGCTCATTTACTGCTGCACAAAAAGAAAAACCAAATAAATTACACATGAAGAATTGAAGTACCAGACAAAAAACGATTATTTCAGAACTAAATTACCGATAAACATTGGTAATAATGTAATAAAATAAACATTTTGCTCCCGTCATTCCATCAGGGATAGAGAATATACTATTGCAGTAACTTTTTTCACATTACAGATGCAAACTAATATTATAAATTTGATCCTGGATTCAAGTATCTTTTAATTTTCAGTCTAGCTTTGTAAGTGAAAGTACAGTATAACACTGCTTATAATTAAAGATGCATTTTTGTGTAGCTCATTCTAAGCATAGTGGAAATTACCCCAGTGCTTTTAACAACTTTCAGCAGCAATAAAAATCACAATCATTCACAAATTATTTACATCAGAATAAAATTCTTTTTCACAAATGCACAAAGAGGCAAGTAAGCATATGCCTTACAAAACCACTGAAGATGAAAACAAATCACCTACTGTTAAAAAGCCGCTGTCGTATTGCCTCGTGAAATGACGAGTCAAGTGGAAAGGATGTAGGAGTATTAGGTGCAGTAAGTGGGGCAATGAGGGATCCTTTAGGTCCACCAATGTCTGGCTGAGAATACCAGGCCCATAACGGAAGATCCTCGACCTCATGTCTCGTGCATTCACTCGCTCTCCTCGGAACTATCAGGTTTCTGTGCGAGCCGCCACTTTGAGAAACTCTAGTTCTAGTGCTGTCCTCGTCATCCCTACCCTCCTGGGGCAGCCCCATCACTTCACTGCATTTTTGAATCATTAACAGTGTTACTTCACAAATTTCTTCATAGTGCACAATATTTACCAGTCAGTCATTTTCATGTACATATTGAGTCACTCTTTACCCATTGTTTCAAAGGAGGAAGCATTGCATGATAAATGCTCATGtccaaatatatttaatataaaagcaataaattaaattaaacttTTTCATTGCACAAATACTGCCATTTGTCCTCTTCATTAGGGTACCTCTGTTGCTTTTTTAAACCAGGCATAACATTTCTGGGACCCAAGTTTACAGTTTTCTTCATTACCAGCATAAGAGCAAGCCAAAGTTCATTTAATATCAATTATAATAGTATCATACAATAAATACAAGGCAACTAGGGGCCAGATTGTCCCAGAGTGGTGTGTGTTCCGTGCCCCCTCCTTCACTACCAGTGTTGttgtactgtactgttgtgtgtacCTGTCTGCCTCCCTGGAGACCATCAATACATGGCCACACTCCTACCACCCTTTTAACATCACTCTCATTCTTAAGCGAACAAGTGTATTCATCTATTGAAGTACAGAATAAAGATATTTATTCGAGTTGTTGAAAGAAAATACAGACATTTTGGCTTTAAAACTATATTAACCACAGATTAATGTTAAGTAATAATTCCAGGAAAACATAAGCACTTCTAAAAATAGCCAACCAACAATATATATTTTACAAAAGGCTTAAAAGTATCTCCATTATTTTAAATAaggactgtggcatttagagtaaTTTTTGTCATAATGATGTTACTCCTTAATATAACTTGATATTTAATAAGTATTATTGAAACCCCTCGCAGTCCTCTGACCAAATCATAACATTCCTGTCAAGAGCATTGATGcgacacactcccacaacacttgACTCAAGCTCAACAGATTACATAACTAAATTACCTGATCTTCTCATTGTCTAAAAAATATGCATTTCAAGCAATCAACTAAACAAGATCAACATAAAAGTAGTAGTACACACTGCTACTTaaaaatatttacatttaaaattcaAAACTAGCAAGGTTACCACAAAGAATTTATTGACTAATTTGGACCCCAAAAAAACAAAGTAAATAAagcaaaatacaaaaatattcaTTCATAAGCTTTAGTGAAACAATCTGGAATAaatataaatacagtacagtactgtatatatatacatatactgtatatagtatATACAACACTGAAACATTACCAGCTCTGACCATCAAAATATGAAAAGCTCACATGGCAAGGTCCAGTGGGAGCATTTGTTATGCAGGTTGCCATGGAGACGAGGCAACAGTAGTGAGTGGGTCCCCTGTGAATTATACATGACAACACAAAGAAAATAGTATATCATGATATAGACTTGTCCTGTATAGCCAATTTACCATTACTCATACAAACACTGCTATTTCCTCTGAAAATTACTTCAAAACACTCAGCAGTTAGCCAGTAACATGCCTCTTTTACTTCTTAACAAACACATCTAACAAGAACAAACAATTAGCCAATTTGAATGTTAATAGCATTTCATAAAATGTATCCATATGTAATGACAGCTGGAAAAATGCAGCTTCATACCTGTTTTGGGGAGATAATCTTATAAGAAATAAATCTTAACGTAATGAATGTCAAATATGAGAGTCCATGTGGTAGAGACAAGGCGTGTTACACACACCTGTGGCTGGGACACATCATCTACTATCATCAGTATTCAATAAGTAACACAAATTATAAGTGAAGGAAACAAAGGTTAGCCAGAAATAGATAATAAGAAGGAAACAAACATTTCTTGCAAAATAACAAAATGACAGACAAGACAATTCGTATATAAATACTGTAAGTTGGTTACATGTAAAAGAGAAGAGATGGAAGAAAATATATACAGTAGTGGCAAAAAATCTGAAATAAGACAAAAATATGAAATAAACTCAAAATATATCACTGCCAAATTGTTATAAAAACTTACTAAATCTAAATCTTACTAGgataaaaaaaaatactgtatAGTATTTCCAGACCAGCATATCTCGAGATAAGAATAGTGTGATGCAACAAATACAGAGGGTGCAATGATACAGAGGGTGCAATGATTCATAGGGCACTGTAATCCTCCAACTCTTTTTGCAACAGCAAAAGTGGAAGAGGAGGGCGATGGCAAaaaagagaggaaggagagaaagGAGGATGAGGAAGAGATGGAAGTAAAAGAAGAGGAAATGGAAAATAAAAGTAGGGAAAGAAAAaagggaagatgaaaaggaaataggAATAGGAGGATAAGCAAGTGTTTTATTTTAACTTTTGTGATGTTTAAATGGTTTATTTTATCTGGCACTAAGTTGTGAATGAAGGCGCTTCCACAAATAATCCCTTATATTTATTCAATTCTATTGTTTCCAGCTGCCACCTATGTCCCCCTTGTTCTGCTTTTTCTCAATTTAAAGAGGATGTTCTTGTTCACCCTGTCTATTACATGTGCTtcttcttcactaccacacaaaaACAGTGGCATCAAGTTCatgatcattacacacagaaatcacaattgcgtgatgcatcaaatgaacaaatccacaagggccaagaCGAGGATTCGAGCCTGCGTCCAAGAACATCCCAGACtgtaaaggagttgaaaccgaaggccTATTGAcattgcatggggggagttgtgtaaaaccctggtttgtgcctcggagaggctgcaggatccagtaatttcagtagaactttggtttcaacttcttttgaccatgtcgtagctcagtcgattaaggcagcatctgggatgctctcggacgcaggttcaaatcctcgtcacggcccttgtggatttgctcatgaTCATCTTCTAAAAAAAACTCCAACTCTCTAAACATCTGCTCGTGGGAAATTACGGGGTTAGTGTAGCAGTTCTTGCTAACCGTGACTATCCAGGTAAGGTGCATTTGAAGGCATACAAGATATATCAGTGATCCGGCATTGATCACAAATACACCCAGAACCAGAACTGAAAGACAAGTTTTGTGGGCTCAACAGACCAAACAATTAATGCCAATATATGACCCCACAATGTGTCATATAAACAAACGTGCAAGTTCCAGCACACCCTAGCGCAGCCAACAGAATATTCCCTGCCATTAAGGCCCAAACAGAGAAGTCAAAGACTCGTGAATCAACCTGTCCTTTTGCATAACCCATCGtattttgaagtaaaaatcccctATTCAAAGATGTATTAAAAATCACAGTGACTTGAAAAATTGATGTGATGTCCCGTTTCTTATTTTGTGGGTCCTCGGTTTGGTTAGGTTCAGGCAATTTAGCACCTCATTTTAATGATGTGAATGCTCAAGAGGATGGGCAGTACAAATAGCCCTAAGTACTAATCTCTACCCAAGTGGCCCGGCCTCTCCAAGGCAAACTCCTGAACATACCAGAGAAGATATCTCTGTCACTGCAGGGGCATTGGGAAGGAACCCAGAGTGCATACAGCCCAGAGCACAACAAAGCCAAGCCCACACAACAAGCCAAATAGAAAACATGAATGTGAAGCAAAAACTGAAATATAAAACTGTTTACAAAGCAAATGGCCTCTGCACGAACAAGTCCAAGGATGGCCGGCACTTAGCTTGAAGCAGAAGGATTTGCCATGTCTGCAAGACCTGGAACACTATTTTCCGCCTGGACATCAGCAAACGTCCAAGTAAGGAAGATGTGAAAAGCATGTGAAAGCCTACCTGCTGGCAGTGGCACTCAACACCGAGTTTTGAGCTAATTTTAATTTTTGAGCTAAACCTATA
Proteins encoded in this window:
- the LOC123746101 gene encoding uncharacterized protein isoform X1, encoding MIQKCSEVMGLPQEGRDDEDSTRTRVSQSGGSHRNLIVPRRASECTRHEVEDLPLWAWYSQPDIGGPKGSLIAPLTAPNTPTSFPLDSSFHEAIRQRLFNTGAPTAVVTTVVPLGSQSTHMICPHCHAEVDTATKTSPSMVAWLSGFIICILGCWMGCCLIPCCINDCMNVEHNCPNCQAFLGKYKRG
- the LOC123746101 gene encoding lipopolysaccharide-induced tumor necrosis factor-alpha factor isoform X3, with translation MIQKCSEVMGLPQEGRDDEDSTRTRVSQSGGSHRNLIVPRRASECTRHEVEDLPLWAWYSQPDIGGPKGSLIAPLTAPNTPTSFPLDSSFHEAIRQRLFNTGEVPMAPLYVQPRVHVIHGVQIGSTVTPAAYTSYGHAGAPTAVVTTVVPLGSQSTHMICPHCHAEVDTATKTSPSMVAWLSGFIICILGCWMGCCLIPCCINDCMNVEHNCPNCQAFLGKYKRG